GTTCTGCTTCGAGCTGGCGAAACTCGGCAAGGATCGCCAGACCACGTTCGAAAACGACCTGCCCGGTATCGGTTAACAACAGCCGCCGACCGTCGCGGATTAACAGCGTGCAGTTAAGCTCGTCTTCAAGGTTCTTCAACATCTTGCTGATGGTGGGTTGGGTGACAAAAAGCTTCTCCGCTGCGCGGGTAAAGCTCTGCTGACGAACTACCTCAACAAAATAGCGCAGCGTTCTGATATCCATGATTATTCCTTAAGACTATGCCTGCAATGAGTTTAATTCATTTCAGTCCTGCATGGTGGCTCTCTATACTTGCTCTCTCTATTTTTTAAGGACATACCCTCATGGCTGTGGCGATAAGCCGCGTGACGCCTGCCGTTATTCATCGACTTCAGATACCCGTTCAGGTTCTGTTGTACGCAGGTCTATTTGTATTTGCTCAATATCTTGTCTCCTGGCTGCATCTGCCGCTTCCTGCCAACCTGGTCGGGATGGTGCTGATGTTGGCGTTGATTGTCTGTCGGGTTATCCCGCTGAACTGGATCCGCGCTGGCGCTCGCTGGTTACTGGCTGAAATGCTGCTGTTTTTTGTCCCGGCGGTGGTTGCAGTCGTCAACTACACGCAGCTGTTGTTGGTCGATGGCTGGCGCATATTTTCCGTCATTGCGCTAAGTACGCTGATGGTGCTTGGCGCAACGGCGTGGGTGGTAGATAAAGTGTATCGCTATGAAATGAGCAGGCTAAACCGTGAGTAATTTTCAGCTAAGCGTGCTGTGTCTGGTGATTACGCTGGGCATCTATTTTGCCAATAAGCGCCTGTATCGCCGTTTTCGTAAATTACCATTGATGCCGTTAGTGCTCACTCC
The Citrobacter arsenatis DNA segment above includes these coding regions:
- a CDS encoding CidA/LrgA family protein; its protein translation is MAVAISRVTPAVIHRLQIPVQVLLYAGLFVFAQYLVSWLHLPLPANLVGMVLMLALIVCRVIPLNWIRAGARWLLAEMLLFFVPAVVAVVNYTQLLLVDGWRIFSVIALSTLMVLGATAWVVDKVYRYEMSRLNRE